Below is a genomic region from Mesorhizobium sp. NZP2298.
AAGCGGTCGAGATGCAGGTCAAGCCGGAAGAAGCGGCCGTCCCAGACATGCACCGTATCGTAGGTGGCGTCGGAGTGCAGAAATCCCCAATCCAGTACGGACACCTTGGCTTGCGACATCGGCAGGTACTGACCATCGAGGAAGGCAATGCCTTCGGGATAGGAATGCGGGTCGATATGGCGATCGCCAACCAGGGGCAGGTGCGCTGGATCCTCTGTTGCCTTCGTCCGGTTCATCGCGGCCTCCTCTCGCACAAGGCGGATCAGCAGGCTATCGGCGCCGGACAGAAGCGATAGAGCCAGCCATCAGGCGCTGTTCGTCCTCCATGGCGATCTGGCCGATACATCGGGTTGGAGTTGCCTTATGATCCGGCAGCTTGGAAATGGGAGGGGGATATGGTCAGGCTTGGGACCGTCATCGCAACCATGATGATTTTCGCCGCCGCGAGCGAAGCCAGCGCACAGTGCGTGAAACAAGGCGACGAACTCTGCCAGAACGGCCAGACCTATCGCTGCGAGAAGACCGGCAGCGAACTGACGCCGATCTTCCAGAACCTGCCTTGCGCGGTGAATGTGCCGGCGCAGACGCTGGCCGGCACCTGGGTCGGCAGTGGTCACCAGAGCCCGGCGGGTGATGCCGGCGCCGACTGGTCGATCGCCATGACGATCAGGGATGATGGCGCATCGATCGATTATCCGTCACTCGGCTGCGGTGGATCGCTGTCGCAGACGTCGCGGGACGGGACATCCGCCGAATTCCATGAAAGCATCACTTACGGCCAGGACAAATGCATCGATGGCGGCGACATCACCGTCCGGTTTTTCAAGGGGAACCTGTCCTGGACCTGGGTCGGCCAGGCCGACGGCCAGCCCTACAATGCGGTCGCCGTGCTGAAGCGAAAATAAACGGACCTGCCGTCTCATTCATCCTCGTCGTCGGCGTCGAGCAGGCGTGTCGCCCGCCAGCGGGTGAGCACCATGTTGGTCTGCTCGATGACGAAGAAACGTGCGGAGTCGCGGTCATACCCCTCGGCCAGCAGCCTTTCGTAATCGGTGTGCATGTGGCGGATGTGGGCGATCGTCGCCAGCCACACCGCGATCGTCGGCGGCAAGGTTTTCATATGCACCGAGCCGGCATCGGCACGAATTTTCTCCATGTCGGCGTAAGGCGCCAGCGGCAGGA
It encodes:
- a CDS encoding DUF2293 domain-containing protein, encoding MTAPTGRRRAIAKALTALLPLAPYADMEKIRADAGSVHMKTLPPTIAVWLATIAHIRHMHTDYERLLAEGYDRDSARFFVIEQTNMVLTRWRATRLLDADDEDE